GCCCAGGGGACAGTGTCCTCATACTCCTCCCTGTCGAAGGACAATTGATCAGGGAGATCGCTGAATAGCTCGGATTCCATCTCGCAGTCGCCCTTGACTTTATCTTTCAGGATTGCGGCGCAGACATCGCAGTAGCCTATGTCGCGTGTGGAGACTATCTCGATCTCGTACCCCGCTTCTTCAAGGAATTCCCTTGCTGCAGCCTGCTCGGAGGTCTCTCCTTCCTCGACGTGACCGCCCGGCATCTCCCACCCGTTGCGCTTCTTGTGCCAGACCATCAGGAACCTATCTCCGGAGAATGCTATTGCGTAGGCGGTGCGCATATCATTCCCTTCCGATGACTATAATGGCATGCGCCTTCTCGTACGGGTCCAAAGGCTCATCGTCGATGACCTTGTAACCTCTGTCGCGGATAACTTTCTCCGCATCCCTGAATATCGATTCCGGCGACGCGGTCACATCCTCGGAGCGCGCCTTCACGGCCACCATCCCGTACTCTGCGCTGAAGGCGTCCATGTTGTCGCATAGAATCTTCGCCTGCATCTTCTGGGCCACGTCCTGGTAGACCACGTCCACGCTGTCGGCGAACATGGAGTATTCACTGGGCACTGTGGCATCCCCGAGTATGGGCATCATGTTGGGGCGGGTCTCGCAAGTTCCGACCAGGTCCCTGAACATCCTCTGGGCGAACTCCACGCAGTAGACCTTCCCGTCAGCGCAGATATCTGCGACATGCGACGGAGTGGTGCCGCTGGAAGCTCCCAGATAAAGGACCTTGGAGTCCTTCCTGAACGGGAACTGCTTCCCTCCCACGGTGAGATAGGCAGCGAGCTTGCTCCTCCTAGGATCCCATTCGCGGTACTCGGTACCGGAGATGGTGAACAGCCTCTCTCCGTAGATCCTCCTGCCAGGGCAGAGGGATTCCGTGTAAAGCCTTCCCCTGTCGAGGAAAACCCTGTCCGAAGTGAAGTTCAGTGGCTCCATCGTCCTGTCCATGGTATATTCTTTATAAAATCCTGTCAATCGAGTGACCATGATCACGATTGATACCCTCTCGGCTATCTCGGACGCAGTCCTCGAGGAGATCCGCAAGATCCCGGACTCCAACTGCAAGGGCGACGAGATATGCATAGGAGCGGACGGCACCCCCACCTCCAGGATAGACAAGGTGGCAGAGAACGCCGTCCTGATGTACCTTGAGAGGAACGGTGTGCCGCTGAACGTCCTGAGCGAGGAGATAGGCTTCGTCGACAGGGGAGGGGAGGAGACCCTCGTGCTGGATCCGATAGACGGATCCAACAATGCGATCGCAGGCATACCTTACTATACCGTGTCATTGGGAGTCGGCAAGGACAACCTGTCGGGGATGAGGCTCGGATACATCCGCAACCTGGTCACCAGGGATTCCTACTGGGCCGAGAAAGGCAAGGGCGCTTTCAAGAACGGCGAGAGGATACATGTCCGCAAGCCCGATTTCAAGAACCTGTTCATCATGAACTACATCGGGAAGCACGCACATCCAGATGCGTTCCTGATGTCCAAGAAGGCATCGTCCAGCCGTTGGATGGGATGCTCGTCTCTAGAGATCGTGGAGGTCGCGGAGGGACAGGCGGATGCGTTCTGCATGTACTCGGCTAATTACGTCCACTGCGAGAGGATTGTGGACATCGCGGCCGCTGTGCTGATCCTTAGGGAGGCCGGCGGCGAGATCTACGACATGGAAGGAAACGTCCTCGAGATGAAGTACGATCTCGAGCACAGGAGCAACACCGTTGCTGTAGGCGACAAGACCGTGTTCGATTACCTGGTAAGGGGAAAGGACCCTGTCAGGGGCCACAGGTATGGAATCTATGCAAACACCTCACTCTCCAAGGCTGTTGAGTACACGCAGCAGGTGATCGACGCGCTGAAAGGCCAGGAATACGTTGTTGACGATCAGATCGCCAAGATAATGGGCATAGAAGGTACGCCGCTGAAGGACATGGATGTCGACATCGTCATAGTAGTTGGAGGAGACGGCACATTGCTGAGGGTACTCCAGCACACCGATGCGATGGTCATCGGGATCAACGGCGGCAGCGTCGGATTCCTTGCGGAGATCGACCGCGATCACATCAAGGACGGCATAGACCGTCTCATCAGAGGAGACTACACCATAGAGTCCCGTTTCAAGCTCAGCTCTTGGTACAACGGAGAGTACCTGAAGGACTCTGTCAACGAGGCATTGATACACACCTCGTCCGTGGCCAAGATCCGTCATTACAAGATCTACGTCGACGACGTCCTCGCCTGCGAGATGAGGTCCGACGGAGTGATAATCTCAACCCCTACCGGATCGACCTGCTACGCGATGAGTCTCGGTGCGCCTTACATGGACCCCCATGTCGATGCGCTGATGGTCGTGCCCATGGCGGCATACAAGTCAACCTCCAGAGCGTTCGTGGTGCCTGCATCCAGCAAGATAACGGTGGAGTCTGTCCTGGACAAGGATTGCGTCATCGTACTGGACGGTCAGGAGGAGATCCCGATGGAAGGCCGCACAAAGGTGGACTTCATGCTCTCGGACAAGAAGGCGAGGTTCATCAGGTTCGATATGGACTTCTTCTCCCGCGTCCGCGAGAAACTGGTGAATGCGCTATGAACAAGATCAAGGGAGTCAGCATCCATTTCATCGATGGTTTCAATGAGGCCGCCAAATCGGCCTATCCCGATGAGTTCCTGTGCATGCACAGGGAGATTGACGGGGTCATCTCAGAGATGGTCATGCTTCCCGGGACGGTGTTCGGAGATGAGCACAGCTTCCTCAACCAGTGGATGGAGCCAATAGATTACTCCATAGCCGGATCAGCGCATTCGCACCCGGGATATTCCAACGAGCCCTCTGATGCCGACAAGGACTTCTTCAGCAACACTGGCGGTGTCCATTTCATAACCTGCCAGCCTTACGACCGCAACAGCTGGGTGGCATACGATTCCCGCGGAGAGCCTGTGGATCTGGAGATTATTTACTGACCCGCTTCGCACTTCTCCATGAGGCCGTCTATGACCTCCAGGAGGCTGATCAGGTAAAGCTTGTCGTTGGACTCAGCGAAGATGTTGACGACATCCTCCTGGTCCTTGTCGAACGCCACGAAGAATCCTCCGCTGGCCATGTCGACCCTCCAGCACTTGTCCTCGTAGACAGCCATCGGGTTGATGTCGGGCAGGTTGGCGTCCATCATACGGGCGAAGTCCGCCTGGCTGCAGGAGAATCTGAAGGTCTTCTTCTCGGAGAAGTACGTCGGGAGCTTGGAAAGCACCTCGCTCATGTTGTTGGAGCTTGAGAACTGCGACAGGAGAACGGATCCCATGATCGCATCAGGGGACCACGAAATGCCCTTGAAGACGAATCCGCCCTGGTAGTACGTCAGGTCCGCATCCTTCTCGACCAGCATTCTGTGGATGGGTCCGACCGAAGGGTTGGCGACGACGAACTCCATCTGTTCTGGATCGGGGTCAGGGAAGGGAGAATCGACCTCCACGGTCACCTTCCCTCTGAATACATCCTCGATCAGCCAAGTGACGTCCATAGGGACGACGACCTTCTTCGGCTTCAGGTAGAGGATGAAAAGGCATAGGAGCTGCTCGTCGGTGATCGGTTCGCCGGTCTCATCGAACACCCTCATCATCGTTCCCACACGGTTCATTGATATGCCGGTGGATCCGGGGCTGGCGAGGACCAGCGCCTTCATGTGACGGGTGTCGGCCTCTTTGGTGGAAAGGGGGTTGGAGATGAACTCACTGTCCTTCTGGGCGTTGATCGATATGATGTCGGTGCCGATCTTGTTGAGGATCTGCGGAGCCGAATCGGTCCCCAGTCCGCAGTTGCAGTCCAGGACGAGCGACCCTCCGGTGGCAGATCTGGAGAGCGCCATCAGTCTCATGTTGTAATCGTTGATGGCGTTGTAGTATCTCTTGACCGTTCCCAGTTCCTTGAACGGAGGGCGTTTCCTGCCGACCTCGAAAATACGGTCCAGGCGTCTAACCTGGTCCATGCTGAAGAAGCTGCCGTCCTTCTCGATGAGAAGGTATCCGCTCATCAGGTCCTGCTGGCGGAACTCGGTGACGTAGACGCAGCAGTCTCCCAAGGATGCTGCCAGTCCTGCCACGGGCTCTGACACTTCACCTATGTCGATGACATCGGTGCCGCTCGAGACGAGTCCTGAGACCAATGCGTTCTTCATCATGGGGCTGCTCTGCATCAGGTCCCTTCCCACGACGACCTTGTCATAGTAGATGGCCAGGGCCTGACCGAGAATTATGCCCATCTCGGGAGTGACATCCTCCGAGGGTGATGACCTCAGAAGAAGCTTTTCCGAATGCTCCATATTCCCTCGTTAGTGACGACAGGTAGAAAAAAGGTTTTCGGTCTCATTCTATCTCCCATTCATTCAATTTTCCCAGGGACCAGTTGTTATAGTACGCTCTAGCGGGCTTCTGCAGAAGGAGGACGATCGCGAGTCCAGATAGGACAATCTGTAGCCATATGTCGAATGCGAAGCTGCCCTGCATGAGCATATCGGTCAACGTCAGAGCCAGGATGAGGAAGAGTGATAGGACGCAGAGCTTGTATGATATGCCCGATCCGATGAACAGGGTGACTGCCAACAGTACCTCCCAAATCGTCATTCCGATGTAGAAAGCGAGCAACATCTCGTAGGTGACCCTGGTAGGTTTGAACAGTTCGGGATAGAGGTAGCAAGAAATGGCGGTAAAAGCCATGTTAACGCCCATTACCAGTATCATGCCTATAGCATAGTTGGCGATGTAAGGGCGCTCCTCTTTCATGGATTCCCCATAATCGTTCCGATATTTGGCGGTGACGATATCGTTATTATGGCGATAAAGGATTGAGGCCCGATGAGGAGACCTGAGGACTGGACGCTCGTGAGGCTCTTGAAGCCGTTCGTTCCCGCTGTAATCATTATAGCGGTCATTCAGGTCATAGGGGTCTTCTCACAGGTTATGGCCATCACCCTGTTGAAGCCGATGCTCAATCAAGGGGTCTACGACCAGGATATGGGGAGCATACTCCACTACGGAATAATCCTGATAGTGCTGACGATAATATCGGCCATAGTCCTGATAACGACATCATACATGGCATCCAAGGTGTCCATGGCGGTCTCCGAGTTCCTTAGGAAGAACATAATGGAGGCCGCGGTGAGGACGGAGAACCTGGAGGCGCTGGGAAGCACCACCAACACCATGACCTGTCTCATCAACGATGTAAATTTCGTACATAGATACGTCTTCGAGACACTGAGGACGTACTTGCCGATGCCGTTCCTGATGGCCGTCCTTTTTTGGTATACATACAACATCAATCCTCAGATAGCACTCATCCTGATCTCCACGCTGGTCGTGGTCATACTGCTCACATATCTGGCCACGGCGCGTATAAACAAGCTGTACAGCACACAGATGGAGAAGATGGACAGGGTGAACCTCCTCCTCAGGGAGAAAATGACCGGAGCCCGTACGATCCGTACATACAACGCTTACGATTACGAGAACAAGAAGTTCAGCGAGGCCAGTACGGAATTCGGGGCGATGAACTGGAAGGTCACCCTGAACAGCTACTTCATACCGAACATATCGACCGCCTTCATGTGGGCGTTCATAACATTCATGTTCCTGGCGGCAGCATTGGACAGTTCTGAGACGATCGTCCCCGAGGACATCATTGTGTTCATGCAGTACGCGACCTACATCGTATCGACCCTGGTCATAATCCCTTACCTCTGCATAGAATCCCCCAGGAGCCGTACGTGCTTCGACCGTATCAACAACATCATCCGTTCTGCCGTCGAGGAGGCGAAGGAGCCTGCGTCCCCGGTTATCACGGAGAAGCAGCTGGTGGTCAGAGACCTGAATCTCATCGACAACCTGGGAAGGAAGAGTCTGGACAATGTCAACATGGAGATCAGAAGGGGATCGACGGTCACCATACTGGGAACCACCACCAGCGGGGTCTATTTCCTGTCGAGGATAATCTGGGGCTTCGGGAAGCCGGATTCCGGGAGCGTAACCATCGACGGGATGGACAAGACAAAGGTGGATCCTGCTGTCCTCCGTGAAAGGATGGCGTTTTCAGGCAACAACATGAACATCTTCAGGGGGACGCTGAGGTACAACCTGGATCCCCGCGGCAGGAAGACCGACGAGGAGATAATGGACGTGTGCGACCGTGTCGGACTGACCAGGATGATGTCCGGTGATCTGGACACCGTGATCGATGATGAAACCATGTCCGGGGGACAGAGGCTTTTGGTCATCATGGCCCGCGGTCTCCTGAAGGACGCGGACATAAACGTCTTCGACGACTGCTTCTTCTCGCTGGATCCCGAGACCAAAAATCTCGCTTTGAATGCCGTTCGGGAGATCTGCAGGGGTAGGACCGTGATATTCGTCATGCACGACACCTCCACTTGCGAGATTTCCGATGACATCATACTTATGAACAACGGCCGCGTGGAGGCCGAAGGCAGCCATCAGGCTTTGATGGACACATCCGAGCTTTATAGGAGTATGTACGTCCACGCCAAGGGAGGGCAGGGAACATGGGCCTGATAAGGAATGGCATCGACACCCTTCTGCGCCTGGAGGAGTTCATCGGCTCCGAGAGGAGAACCATGCGCTTCTGCGCCATTTTGTCCCTGGTGGCAACCGTCATCCTGTACACAATCCCGTACATCTGCGGTTGGATGATGGATGGGTTCATGGCCAAGCTGAAGGAGGGGAGCTTCATCAACTTAGCCGACGTTCTGGACATGTGCACAATCATAATCCTGATGATCACCCTTTGGTATGTGTCCACCGCCCATGCGACCAGCAAGATGTCTAAGTTGTCTCTCTTGTTCTCAAGGAACCTGAGGGACAGGATCAATGACAAGCTCATGAGGATGCCCATATCCTACATCGACAAGCTCCCACCCGGGGACCTGTCGTCGCGTTTCACCTCGGACATGCCCAAGGTGTCCAAGCTCATATCCGCGGACTATACGGGGTTCATAGTCCATATCACCATGATCCTGGCCATAGCGGTCATGATGCTGATCACGTCCCCGGTCCTGGCGGCCTTCTATCTGCTGCTGACGCCGGTGGTGTTCTTCGCATCCAAACGTCTGACCAAGCATTCGATGGAGGATTACGAGGAACAGAGGAGGAGGGTCGCGGAGATCAACTCCAAGATGAGCGACATCATCGCCGCACACCGCACCATCAAGGTGGAGAACATGCAGGAGCAGGTCCTCAAGGAGTTCGAGGAGTCCAACAAAGGGTTCTCCAAGGCATTTGTGTCGTCGAACATACGCTCGAGTTACATCTCCCCTATCGTCAGCGTGATGGTCAATTCAGGTTACCTCACGACCGTGATCATCGGTGCGGTGCTCCTGTACTACGGTGAGCTCGACATAGGTATGTTCCTGACGTTTATGATCTACGTCAGGGTAGTGAACACCCCCTTGTTGATGACCGTGACCATCTACGACAGTGTGAAGGACGAGATGATCTCGGTCCGGAGGATCATCGAGATATTGGACGCACCGGAGGAGCCCAAACCCGATCCCGGGAGTGGATACGGGATCAGGAAAGGGGAGGTGGAATTCGACGATGTCTGCTTCTCATACGTGGAGGGCAAGCCCATTTTGAGGAACCTGTCTTTCAAGGTGCAGCCCGGCAAGTTCACCGTCATAGCGGGACCTACCGCTTCGGGCAAATCTACCACTGCGAACCTTCTCATGGGCCTTTACAAACCCGATTCAGGCCATGTCAGGATAGACGGCGTAGATATCGAGAGGATACGCGGAGAGACCACAGGCAGGGACATCTGCTACGTCATGCAGTATCCTTGGGTGATAGAAGGTTCGATCAGGGAGAACATAATCTACAACCGCCCGGACCTGACCGAGGAGGAGATGGTCAGGGTAGCCGAGAGGACGGGGCTCAACATCTATGTCGGTACGCTTCCCAACGGATACGATACGATGGTCGGAGAGGATATGCATCGTATTCCTCTGGCACAGCGCAGGATGCTGTCTATGTCGCGTGCGCTTATCAGCGATCCCAAGGTGCTCGTCCTCGACGAGACCGTCGCGGGTTTGGACCCGATCACCGGTCAGGCGATCATCGATCAGCTCCAGGAATTGAAGAAGGATCGCACCATCATAATGATCAGTCACAACCAAGCCGTGATCAATCAGGCGGACGAAGTAATCTATCTTTCTAACGGTAGAGTGTTAGCGTAAAATTGGATGTTAACTCCAGTTAATACCTATGCAATACTGGGACAGTCGACAACCTTTCACCGATACACTTACCTTTGTTCAGTATTCCCCATTTGGATGATTATTTGGCCATAATAGTCGAGCCAGATATCAAAAAATTAAAGAATCTTTAAATACCGACTAATCGGATACTTGTTCTGGGGGCATTCTATTGGTTATGGAACGCATTGACCTGGAAAAAGCAAAGACAATTGCGAAGAACAAGGGATTGAAGCCCGGCAAAGTGAAGGGAACCTCTGGTATTCAGTTTACCAAGGGAAAGAACAACAGGCTTGACGTCATCGAGTGGTCGGAGTTCGAGCAGATCCTTGCAAAGAGGAAGCTCGCAATCTACGAGTCCGGCGGCTGGATGAAGATCATGAAAGCCTGATGGTTTTCTGAACTTCTTCAGAACCTCGAAACCCTGTCCCGGGAACGGGGCGGGCCTTTCCATCTTACTTTTATACAAGGATGTATTCACAGTCATTGGCCTGACGTGCAAGGGTATCCGAGCCTGGCCAAAGGAGATAGGTTCAGGGCCTATTCTCGTAGGAGTTCGAGGGTTCAAATCCCTTCCCTTGCACCACTTTTGATTATGACCTAATCGAGCATAATATTTAACCGATGTAGTTCTAACACAGGTTCATGACAGAACAGATTGATAATGCTGGAAAACTGCGCAAGATTTCGCCTTTTGCGGTGACTGTGGCGGCAGTTGTGCTGGTGTTATTTGCTTCATTTATCGTCTACGACGGCGGACAGAAGGAGATGGATCTGGATG
The nucleotide sequence above comes from Methanomassiliicoccales archaeon LGM-RCC1. Encoded proteins:
- a CDS encoding NAD(+)/NADH kinase, which gives rise to MITIDTLSAISDAVLEEIRKIPDSNCKGDEICIGADGTPTSRIDKVAENAVLMYLERNGVPLNVLSEEIGFVDRGGEETLVLDPIDGSNNAIAGIPYYTVSLGVGKDNLSGMRLGYIRNLVTRDSYWAEKGKGAFKNGERIHVRKPDFKNLFIMNYIGKHAHPDAFLMSKKASSSRWMGCSSLEIVEVAEGQADAFCMYSANYVHCERIVDIAAAVLILREAGGEIYDMEGNVLEMKYDLEHRSNTVAVGDKTVFDYLVRGKDPVRGHRYGIYANTSLSKAVEYTQQVIDALKGQEYVVDDQIAKIMGIEGTPLKDMDVDIVIVVGGDGTLLRVLQHTDAMVIGINGGSVGFLAEIDRDHIKDGIDRLIRGDYTIESRFKLSSWYNGEYLKDSVNEALIHTSSVAKIRHYKIYVDDVLACEMRSDGVIISTPTGSTCYAMSLGAPYMDPHVDALMVVPMAAYKSTSRAFVVPASSKITVESVLDKDCVIVLDGQEEIPMEGRTKVDFMLSDKKARFIRFDMDFFSRVREKLVNAL
- a CDS encoding fibrillarin-like rRNA/tRNA 2'-O-methyltransferase; protein product: MEPLNFTSDRVFLDRGRLYTESLCPGRRIYGERLFTISGTEYREWDPRRSKLAAYLTVGGKQFPFRKDSKVLYLGASSGTTPSHVADICADGKVYCVEFAQRMFRDLVGTCETRPNMMPILGDATVPSEYSMFADSVDVVYQDVAQKMQAKILCDNMDAFSAEYGMVAVKARSEDVTASPESIFRDAEKVIRDRGYKVIDDEPLDPYEKAHAIIVIGRE
- a CDS encoding ABC transporter ATP-binding protein, with translation MGLIRNGIDTLLRLEEFIGSERRTMRFCAILSLVATVILYTIPYICGWMMDGFMAKLKEGSFINLADVLDMCTIIILMITLWYVSTAHATSKMSKLSLLFSRNLRDRINDKLMRMPISYIDKLPPGDLSSRFTSDMPKVSKLISADYTGFIVHITMILAIAVMMLITSPVLAAFYLLLTPVVFFASKRLTKHSMEDYEEQRRRVAEINSKMSDIIAAHRTIKVENMQEQVLKEFEESNKGFSKAFVSSNIRSSYISPIVSVMVNSGYLTTVIIGAVLLYYGELDIGMFLTFMIYVRVVNTPLLMTVTIYDSVKDEMISVRRIIEILDAPEEPKPDPGSGYGIRKGEVEFDDVCFSYVEGKPILRNLSFKVQPGKFTVIAGPTASGKSTTANLLMGLYKPDSGHVRIDGVDIERIRGETTGRDICYVMQYPWVIEGSIRENIIYNRPDLTEEEMVRVAERTGLNIYVGTLPNGYDTMVGEDMHRIPLAQRRMLSMSRALISDPKVLVLDETVAGLDPITGQAIIDQLQELKKDRTIIMISHNQAVINQADEVIYLSNGRVLA
- a CDS encoding NUDIX domain-containing protein — its product is MRTAYAIAFSGDRFLMVWHKKRNGWEMPGGHVEEGETSEQAAAREFLEEAGYEIEIVSTRDIGYCDVCAAILKDKVKGDCEMESELFSDLPDQLSFDREEYEDTVPWAREQIRLHS
- a CDS encoding ABC transporter ATP-binding protein, with amino-acid sequence MRRPEDWTLVRLLKPFVPAVIIIAVIQVIGVFSQVMAITLLKPMLNQGVYDQDMGSILHYGIILIVLTIISAIVLITTSYMASKVSMAVSEFLRKNIMEAAVRTENLEALGSTTNTMTCLINDVNFVHRYVFETLRTYLPMPFLMAVLFWYTYNINPQIALILISTLVVVILLTYLATARINKLYSTQMEKMDRVNLLLREKMTGARTIRTYNAYDYENKKFSEASTEFGAMNWKVTLNSYFIPNISTAFMWAFITFMFLAAALDSSETIVPEDIIVFMQYATYIVSTLVIIPYLCIESPRSRTCFDRINNIIRSAVEEAKEPASPVITEKQLVVRDLNLIDNLGRKSLDNVNMEIRRGSTVTILGTTTSGVYFLSRIIWGFGKPDSGSVTIDGMDKTKVDPAVLRERMAFSGNNMNIFRGTLRYNLDPRGRKTDEEIMDVCDRVGLTRMMSGDLDTVIDDETMSGGQRLLVIMARGLLKDADINVFDDCFFSLDPETKNLALNAVREICRGRTVIFVMHDTSTCEISDDIILMNNGRVEAEGSHQALMDTSELYRSMYVHAKGGQGTWA
- a CDS encoding Mov34/MPN/PAD-1 family protein, which produces MNKIKGVSIHFIDGFNEAAKSAYPDEFLCMHREIDGVISEMVMLPGTVFGDEHSFLNQWMEPIDYSIAGSAHSHPGYSNEPSDADKDFFSNTGGVHFITCQPYDRNSWVAYDSRGEPVDLEIIY